Proteins encoded by one window of Desulfomonilia bacterium:
- a CDS encoding NAD(P)/FAD-dependent oxidoreductase, giving the protein MPDYDVIVIGAGNGGLGASAKLAKHGAKVLCLEQHNLPGGFGSSFVRGRFEFETSLHILCDYGSKDNPGNVRKFLDDIGLKLELHPVPDAYRFILEEEGIDVILPPGVYEYIEAVEREAPGSRKEMTRYFELCKEVLDALNYLAESKGNPDKKLLRTKYANFLKTGAYTAKEVTDKFNFSRRAKNLLYPYWLNFGPPMSRLNFTIWAAFLYKYMTMGGYLPKNRSHEFMIALQSRAEELGAEFLFNTKVEKIMVKNGKVSGVETADGETITAHHIICNASPTLAYNKLIWPKNEVPEIAYKYVNARRHGVGVFVVYMGLDAPPEEIGLTTYGYVVGPHADTEKLYESFYKPETPVIQATTCLNLALPECSPPGTTILSMTCLMRPEAWENVKPQDYFETKTKMADGLITQFERGTKLSIRKHIEEIEISTPETYARYTGTYNGIIYGYEMEPWDSVIPRMLSIQDEKYIDGLYFAGGFSFRALGYSSSLLSGQTTALLTLKEMGVEV; this is encoded by the coding sequence ATGCCTGATTATGATGTCATCGTTATCGGTGCCGGAAACGGAGGCCTTGGCGCATCAGCCAAGCTTGCCAAACACGGCGCCAAAGTACTCTGCCTGGAACAGCACAATCTTCCGGGCGGATTCGGAAGCAGCTTCGTAAGAGGCAGATTCGAGTTCGAGACCTCTCTGCACATACTGTGCGACTACGGATCGAAAGATAACCCAGGAAACGTCCGCAAATTTCTCGACGACATAGGGCTCAAGCTGGAGCTGCACCCCGTGCCTGACGCCTATCGATTCATTCTCGAAGAGGAGGGCATCGACGTCATACTGCCTCCCGGAGTTTATGAATACATAGAAGCCGTCGAACGTGAGGCCCCTGGAAGCAGGAAGGAAATGACCCGCTATTTCGAGCTCTGCAAGGAGGTCCTGGATGCCCTCAACTACCTCGCCGAATCCAAAGGCAATCCGGACAAGAAACTCCTGAGGACAAAATACGCCAACTTCCTCAAGACAGGCGCTTATACGGCGAAGGAGGTTACGGACAAGTTCAATTTCTCCAGGCGCGCCAAGAATCTTCTCTATCCGTACTGGCTCAACTTCGGGCCCCCGATGAGCAGGCTCAATTTCACCATATGGGCGGCGTTTCTATATAAGTACATGACCATGGGAGGCTATCTACCGAAAAACCGCTCTCATGAATTCATGATCGCGCTCCAGTCAAGGGCCGAAGAACTTGGCGCGGAGTTCCTGTTCAACACCAAGGTCGAAAAGATTATGGTAAAAAACGGCAAGGTCTCAGGCGTCGAAACCGCTGACGGTGAAACCATTACCGCACATCACATAATATGCAACGCATCTCCCACGCTCGCCTACAACAAGCTTATATGGCCTAAAAACGAGGTACCGGAGATAGCCTACAAATACGTCAATGCCCGCAGGCACGGCGTGGGTGTTTTCGTCGTTTATATGGGACTCGACGCCCCGCCCGAAGAGATCGGACTTACCACATACGGATACGTCGTCGGTCCTCATGCCGACACGGAAAAGCTTTATGAATCATTCTACAAGCCGGAGACCCCGGTCATACAGGCGACAACATGCCTCAACCTGGCTCTTCCTGAATGTTCGCCGCCGGGCACAACCATTCTTTCCATGACATGCCTCATGCGTCCAGAGGCCTGGGAGAACGTAAAGCCCCAGGATTATTTCGAGACGAAGACGAAGATGGCCGACGGGCTCATCACACAGTTCGAGCGGGGGACAAAGCTCTCTATCCGCAAGCACATCGAGGAGATCGAGATATCCACGCCCGAAACATACGCTCGCTACACCGGCACGTACAACGGAATCATATACGGCTACGAGATGGAACCCTGGGATTCGGTGATCCCGCGCATGCTCTCGATCCAGGATGAAAAGTACATCGACGGGCTTTATTTCGCGGGCGGCTTCTCTTTCAGGGCGCTGGGCTACAGCAGTTCGCTCCTCTCCGGCCAGACCACCGCTCTTCTGACATTGAAGGAAATGGGGGTTGAGGTATGA
- a CDS encoding DUF1456 family protein, with protein MTNNDILRRIRYAFDLSDQTMSAIFGLAGYQADREQITGWLKTTDDPAYQDLTDKELATFLNGFINYKRGKKEGPQPEPERRLNNNIVLRKLKIALNLQSEEIIKIMNLADMSVSKNELSAFFRSQDHRQYRECKDQILRNFLKGIQLKYRAGN; from the coding sequence ATGACAAATAACGACATCCTCAGACGCATCCGGTATGCCTTTGACTTGAGCGATCAGACGATGTCTGCGATCTTCGGTCTTGCCGGTTATCAGGCAGACCGGGAGCAGATCACAGGCTGGCTAAAAACAACGGATGATCCCGCATATCAGGACCTCACCGACAAAGAGCTTGCGACATTCCTGAACGGTTTCATCAATTACAAACGCGGAAAAAAGGAAGGCCCGCAGCCCGAACCCGAGCGGCGGCTGAACAACAACATCGTTTTAAGAAAACTGAAGATCGCCTTGAACCTGCAATCGGAAGAAATAATCAAGATCATGAACCTGGCCGATATGTCCGTGAGCAAAAATGAACTGAGCGCGTTTTTCCGCAGTCAGGACCACAGGCAATACCGTGAGTGCAAAGACCAGATCCTGCGCAATTTTTTAAAAGGCATTCAGCTTAAATACCGCGCAGGAAATTGA
- a CDS encoding NAD(P)-binding protein yields the protein MPDYNVAVVGAGLGGISAGAILASKGRRTLVLDQGAWVGGYCFPFKKRMATCSTPGPCRSNSPA from the coding sequence ATTCCTGACTATAATGTAGCCGTTGTCGGTGCAGGCCTCGGCGGCATAAGTGCGGGTGCCATTCTCGCAAGCAAGGGGCGAAGGACACTCGTCCTGGATCAGGGCGCCTGGGTTGGCGGATACTGTTTCCCCTTTAAAAAAAGAATGGCTACCTGTTCGACACCGGGGCCTTGCAGATCGAATTCCCCAGCGTGA
- a CDS encoding C45 family autoproteolytic acyltransferase/hydrolase, giving the protein MKRAIAIVLVSLFVLVIAGIIFLSSLGVGDGNRYRPDAKTMDQLKNTQLQTEDGKRVFGPAVMEKKNGLNVLHLEGSPFEVGYQHGVLLKDEINNGSVRFYADVISGGRKEPFSLKIWLLRKYLDFMVYDPLLKHQPENILSELKGISDGSGVPFDIIFKANHHTGPSMVLTPAFAKKNVEAFEKLGIKLGACSSFAAAGKAAAGGKTIVGRNTDYGGTALWPKYPTLLFVKPSDGFAHVKIGTAGLILWNPAMNTEGIVVCPHYMVYDDVSADGWSIPAFSDEIIRKAGTLKDAEKIFTDNPRAVSAGYVVASGKEKDAFAVELSTGKASIRRMEKDRIVMTNMAVTDEKRKIDISIKYNIIEHCPARYRRLMQLIDKNYGNVDPNLAAAFMGDHIQYTTGLERAAGHIVGVADNETSAVFSPETLEFWVADGPAPVCNNPFLGFSLKDELAGKKSMVTPAVLPGYRFRNPAVRAGLDEFMLALALKETDPDNKGQIIDHLNNAWKKDPGEIIYGQLLALYSLHDGKPEDAFADIEKVLNKKQSFRELGHSRLIAGMACDLMGEREKALGYYRSILDMKKDQPADPWFGMNWFLAAYADKYIQKPFTKENLADQSAEISFVDPYME; this is encoded by the coding sequence ATGAAACGGGCAATCGCAATCGTTCTAGTTTCGCTTTTCGTTCTGGTTATCGCTGGAATAATTTTCCTTTCATCGTTGGGCGTCGGAGACGGAAACCGCTACCGTCCGGATGCGAAAACCATGGATCAGCTCAAGAACACCCAGCTTCAGACAGAAGACGGCAAGAGGGTTTTCGGTCCTGCTGTCATGGAAAAAAAGAACGGGCTTAATGTTCTGCATCTTGAGGGTTCCCCATTCGAAGTAGGCTACCAGCACGGTGTGCTCCTCAAAGACGAAATCAATAATGGTTCGGTCCGGTTCTACGCAGACGTTATAAGCGGCGGCAGGAAAGAGCCGTTTTCGCTTAAAATATGGCTTCTCAGGAAGTATCTCGACTTCATGGTATATGACCCCCTTCTCAAGCACCAGCCCGAAAATATACTTTCCGAACTCAAGGGAATCTCGGATGGGTCCGGCGTTCCTTTCGACATCATATTCAAGGCGAACCATCACACCGGCCCATCCATGGTTCTGACACCCGCGTTTGCCAAGAAAAACGTCGAGGCCTTCGAAAAACTCGGCATCAAGCTGGGGGCCTGCAGTTCATTTGCTGCAGCGGGAAAAGCGGCAGCTGGCGGAAAAACAATAGTAGGCCGCAACACCGACTACGGCGGGACCGCGCTATGGCCGAAATACCCCACGCTGCTGTTCGTTAAACCTAGCGATGGTTTCGCCCATGTAAAGATAGGTACCGCGGGTCTCATCCTCTGGAACCCGGCCATGAACACCGAGGGCATAGTCGTCTGCCCGCACTATATGGTCTATGACGACGTCTCGGCTGACGGATGGTCGATACCGGCCTTTTCTGATGAGATCATCCGCAAGGCGGGCACGCTTAAAGATGCCGAAAAGATTTTCACTGACAATCCACGCGCGGTTTCAGCCGGATATGTTGTCGCCTCCGGGAAGGAAAAGGACGCCTTTGCAGTTGAATTAAGCACAGGCAAGGCATCGATCAGGCGCATGGAAAAGGACAGGATAGTCATGACCAACATGGCCGTCACCGACGAAAAGCGCAAGATCGATATATCCATCAAGTACAACATCATAGAGCATTGCCCGGCGCGATACCGCCGCCTAATGCAGCTTATCGACAAAAACTATGGAAACGTCGACCCCAATCTGGCGGCTGCATTCATGGGAGATCACATCCAGTACACCACTGGCCTTGAGAGGGCGGCCGGGCATATAGTAGGCGTTGCCGACAACGAGACCAGCGCCGTATTCTCACCCGAAACGCTCGAGTTCTGGGTGGCGGACGGTCCAGCACCCGTGTGCAACAACCCCTTCCTCGGGTTTTCTTTGAAGGATGAACTGGCAGGTAAAAAGAGTATGGTTACGCCAGCGGTCCTTCCTGGCTATCGATTCAGGAACCCGGCTGTCCGGGCCGGGCTCGACGAATTCATGCTGGCGCTGGCTCTGAAGGAAACCGACCCCGACAATAAAGGCCAGATCATAGACCATCTGAACAATGCATGGAAAAAGGACCCTGGCGAGATCATTTACGGGCAGCTCCTTGCCCTTTACAGCCTGCATGACGGCAAACCCGAAGACGCCTTTGCCGATATCGAAAAGGTGCTCAACAAGAAACAATCGTTCCGCGAACTTGGCCACAGCCGTCTCATCGCGGGCATGGCCTGCGATCTGATGGGTGAGCGCGAAAAAGCTCTCGGCTATTATCGCAGCATCCTTGATATGAAAAAGGATCAGCCCGCCGACCCGTGGTTCGGCATGAACTGGTTCCTGGCCGCCTATGCCGACAAGTACATCCAGAAGCCGTTCACCAAAGAGAACCTTGCCGACCAGTCGGCTGAAATCTCCTTCGTCGATCCGTATATGGAATAG
- a CDS encoding SDR family NAD(P)-dependent oxidoreductase has protein sequence MKELGGKKAVVTGGALGIGLSTCKRLVRQGVSVTIWDMNEKCMAEAKSELESMGGTVFTYKCDVSDKNLVEELTLQARKDMGRIDILVNNAGYVRWGNFWERPVEEAIRQFDVNVNAIFYTIHAILPEMIDRNSGHIVNISSSAGFVNSPGLTAYCASKAAVHMLTECLRVEAIAAGKNGVKFSSVHPINIAKGMFEGYSTNALGKLLFPPIKDHDVIAEAIVNDALLKEITVVCIPKIAYASWMMRGVIPNFIWDKMLMALGFGEGVKNFQGRKGFAHTDSSADKTGC, from the coding sequence ATGAAAGAGCTTGGAGGTAAGAAAGCGGTTGTAACGGGCGGAGCGCTCGGCATCGGTTTGAGTACATGCAAGAGGCTTGTCAGGCAGGGGGTTTCTGTGACCATCTGGGACATGAACGAAAAATGCATGGCCGAGGCGAAAAGCGAACTCGAGTCCATGGGCGGAACAGTCTTTACATATAAATGCGATGTTTCTGATAAAAACCTCGTGGAAGAACTTACCCTTCAGGCCAGAAAAGACATGGGCAGGATAGACATACTCGTCAATAATGCCGGCTATGTCCGCTGGGGAAACTTCTGGGAACGTCCGGTCGAGGAGGCAATAAGACAGTTCGATGTGAATGTGAACGCCATATTCTATACCATACACGCAATTCTTCCCGAGATGATAGATCGTAACTCAGGCCATATTGTTAACATCTCTTCGAGCGCAGGCTTTGTAAATTCACCGGGTCTGACCGCGTACTGCGCTTCCAAGGCCGCCGTCCATATGCTCACCGAATGCCTGAGGGTCGAGGCGATTGCCGCAGGCAAAAATGGAGTGAAGTTTTCATCGGTGCATCCCATAAACATTGCCAAGGGCATGTTTGAAGGCTATTCCACCAACGCACTTGGAAAGCTCCTGTTCCCTCCGATAAAGGATCACGACGTGATCGCCGAGGCAATAGTAAACGATGCTCTCCTAAAGGAGATCACGGTCGTGTGCATACCCAAGATCGCATACGCCTCATGGATGATGCGCGGCGTGATCCCCAATTTCATCTGGGACAAGATGCTCATGGCCCTGGGCTTCGGTGAAGGCGTGAAAAACTTCCAGGGCAGGAAAGGATTTGCTCATACCGACTCTTCTGCAGACAAAACCGGCTGCTGA
- a CDS encoding iron-sulfur cluster-binding domain-containing protein, whose product MKFSVKFGLLDMIRFKNLVNVRKRHIQEGASTPITVDPVNTLAQTLHPLTLDLVISKVTIETPSTKTFRLVSADGLKKVLPFFRAGQYLSIKTRVEGSAITRPYTISSSPNDALAGFYEITLRKKDGGFLSEYAFSNWNEGTRLTASSPCGFFYHERLRDTTEILALAGGSGITPFRSMIKDIVENGKNLKLTLIYGTKSPNDIIFAAELGELAQKAPEKIAVHVVCSEPDSCWEGPTGFLTAECIKNIAGDLKDKTVFICGPQLMYRMLDNELKVFGLPARRIRREVMGETADVTVIPGYPKDLATKTFSITVRSKGSKKDIPALASETVLVALERAKFAPPSQCRSGECGWCRTRLIRGDVFVNPENDGRRIADAAYGYFHPCSAYPVSDLEIVAPQGL is encoded by the coding sequence ATGAAATTCAGCGTAAAATTCGGACTTCTGGACATGATACGGTTCAAGAACCTCGTCAACGTTCGCAAGAGACATATACAGGAAGGAGCGTCGACTCCCATCACGGTTGACCCTGTGAATACGCTGGCCCAGACGCTTCACCCGCTTACACTCGACCTCGTCATCTCAAAGGTCACTATAGAGACACCTTCTACAAAGACATTCAGGCTGGTATCGGCCGACGGGTTGAAAAAGGTGCTGCCATTCTTCAGGGCGGGTCAGTATCTGAGCATAAAAACCCGGGTGGAAGGCTCTGCCATAACCAGGCCTTATACAATATCATCGTCGCCGAACGATGCGCTCGCAGGCTTTTATGAAATCACTCTCAGAAAAAAGGACGGCGGGTTCCTCAGCGAATACGCCTTCTCCAACTGGAATGAGGGGACCAGGCTGACGGCGTCCTCTCCCTGCGGATTCTTCTACCATGAGCGTCTGCGCGATACCACCGAGATACTGGCCCTTGCAGGAGGCAGCGGCATAACGCCTTTCCGCTCAATGATAAAGGACATCGTCGAAAACGGCAAAAACCTCAAACTAACGCTGATCTACGGCACGAAGTCACCCAATGACATAATTTTCGCGGCAGAGCTGGGTGAGCTGGCGCAAAAAGCGCCTGAGAAGATCGCCGTGCATGTCGTTTGCAGTGAGCCGGATTCCTGCTGGGAAGGGCCGACGGGTTTCCTCACTGCTGAGTGCATAAAGAATATCGCAGGCGACCTGAAGGATAAAACCGTCTTCATATGCGGGCCTCAACTCATGTACAGGATGCTAGATAATGAACTCAAGGTTTTCGGCCTGCCCGCCAGACGCATACGCCGCGAAGTCATGGGAGAAACCGCAGATGTGACGGTCATCCCAGGCTACCCGAAAGATCTTGCAACAAAAACCTTTTCGATCACGGTGCGTTCCAAAGGTTCAAAAAAGGATATCCCGGCGCTTGCCTCAGAGACCGTGCTCGTGGCTCTCGAACGCGCAAAGTTCGCGCCACCTTCACAGTGCAGGTCTGGTGAATGCGGCTGGTGCCGTACACGGCTCATCAGGGGAGACGTTTTCGTGAACCCGGAAAACGACGGCCGCCGTATAGCAGATGCCGCATACGGGTATTTCCATCCGTGCTCGGCGTACCCGGTCAGCGATCTCGAAATCGTGGCGCCGCAGGGTCTCTGA
- a CDS encoding NAD(P)/FAD-dependent oxidoreductase, with protein MPDYDVIVIGAGLGGLSSSALLSHHGLKVLVLEQSGNIGGCCSTFERNGYRHDVGASIVEITQPIELVFKTLGTAFSKEVDLVPCDPMFSILYRDGERITIEQSIEATGKVISSISAEDGRRWFDFCDYCSEMMDVFLDVMFTEPADTFADMGRLIKKNPKLLKYLLPFMATYQDLIQKYFKNDKVVKTMAYQSLYLGMAPALVPAPFAMIPYSEHRGIWYPKGGMIRIPEALLRCGQKDGLEIRLNTPVKKVVVRNNRACGVVLEDGSEITSKAVVSNVNPKMLYLKMIGEEHLPWLTKNGVKSLKLGKSLCMIYVGLDCKPPLEAHHSFTAVSMQEVNDFWTKHVETGEMLPANKNYGLFCWPSHSDDSLAPKGHHVINVIPESFYRLKGTNWDSFKQTFIDEYIDYISDKLLPGLKDHIVHAVASSPMDYERNLRLPEGALYCFDQDATHQAIFRPSAKSKCIDGLYLCGSGTHPGGGVPMTVGSGYIAYNKLIKCERF; from the coding sequence ATGCCGGATTATGATGTCATAGTAATAGGTGCCGGACTCGGGGGTCTTTCGTCTAGCGCCCTTCTTTCTCATCACGGACTCAAGGTCCTCGTGCTGGAACAGAGCGGCAACATCGGCGGCTGCTGCTCCACATTCGAGAGGAACGGATACAGGCATGACGTGGGCGCTTCCATAGTGGAGATCACGCAGCCCATAGAGCTTGTCTTCAAGACGCTGGGGACAGCCTTCAGCAAGGAGGTCGATCTTGTGCCGTGCGACCCGATGTTCTCGATACTCTACCGCGACGGCGAGCGCATAACCATCGAGCAGTCCATCGAGGCGACGGGAAAGGTCATATCTTCCATCTCGGCCGAGGACGGCAGGCGCTGGTTCGATTTCTGCGACTACTGCAGCGAAATGATGGACGTCTTCCTTGACGTCATGTTCACGGAACCCGCAGACACCTTCGCCGACATGGGCAGGCTCATAAAGAAGAACCCTAAGCTTCTCAAATACCTGTTGCCTTTCATGGCAACTTATCAGGACCTGATCCAGAAATATTTCAAGAACGACAAGGTGGTCAAAACCATGGCCTACCAATCGCTCTACCTGGGCATGGCCCCTGCGCTGGTTCCCGCTCCTTTCGCCATGATCCCGTACAGCGAACACCGGGGCATCTGGTACCCGAAGGGCGGCATGATACGCATACCCGAGGCCCTTCTCAGGTGCGGTCAGAAGGACGGGCTCGAGATCAGGCTCAACACACCTGTCAAGAAGGTCGTCGTCCGTAATAACCGGGCATGCGGCGTGGTGCTAGAGGACGGTTCAGAGATAACCTCGAAAGCCGTTGTTTCCAATGTGAACCCGAAAATGCTCTATCTCAAGATGATAGGAGAAGAGCACCTGCCCTGGCTCACGAAAAACGGGGTCAAGAGCCTCAAACTCGGCAAGAGCCTTTGTATGATATATGTGGGTCTCGACTGCAAACCTCCTCTTGAAGCCCATCACAGCTTTACCGCGGTCAGTATGCAGGAGGTCAACGACTTCTGGACCAAGCACGTCGAGACTGGCGAGATGCTGCCGGCGAACAAGAATTACGGCCTCTTCTGCTGGCCGTCGCATTCGGACGACTCGCTAGCACCCAAGGGCCACCATGTCATCAATGTCATTCCCGAATCGTTCTACCGCCTCAAGGGCACCAACTGGGACAGCTTCAAGCAGACCTTCATCGACGAATACATCGATTATATATCTGATAAGCTTTTACCTGGCCTCAAGGACCACATCGTCCATGCCGTGGCGTCGTCGCCCATGGACTACGAGCGTAATTTAAGGCTTCCGGAAGGAGCTCTTTACTGCTTCGACCAGGACGCCACCCATCAGGCCATATTCAGGCCATCGGCAAAATCCAAATGTATCGACGGTCTTTACCTTTGCGGCTCGGGCACACATCCGGGCGGCGGAGTGCCCATGACCGTAGGCTCGGGCTATATCGCCTACAACAAACTCATCAAGTGCGAGCGGTTTTAA
- a CDS encoding 4Fe-4S dicluster domain-containing protein: protein MKESTKIMMKNHGWRFDRFIHNYIYFVFYRPYVIFVLWLFRVLSWSLSWFKPFNSILSMAFARYHAKFLSMNDATKIFTLNEDVVATSEENKRIVPYDYAYKIVLKDADCVAVMDCPCIVAKKGRDNLGDCGPINRCFAVGRNLATFWVDHCQKYNAHFISQAEAIGLIKDFRKRGHITQAFFKVATGGRTGIFCNCCPECCVSLEATKLAKKFNSSLSMAAQSGYSVEHDSKKCRNCGTCAKICHFSAIDFRDGHRGFYSRWNCMGCGLCTEHCPTGALKLYVDSDKPVPLDIDLVKEQYAD, encoded by the coding sequence GTGAAAGAATCCACAAAAATCATGATGAAAAATCACGGATGGCGGTTTGACAGGTTTATCCATAACTATATCTATTTCGTATTCTACCGCCCTTATGTGATATTTGTCCTATGGCTGTTTCGTGTCCTTTCCTGGAGTCTGTCATGGTTCAAGCCATTCAACAGCATACTGTCCATGGCTTTTGCAAGGTATCATGCAAAGTTTTTGAGCATGAATGATGCCACAAAGATATTCACTCTCAACGAAGATGTTGTTGCCACTTCTGAAGAAAACAAGCGCATTGTTCCCTATGACTATGCCTACAAGATTGTCCTTAAAGATGCCGACTGCGTAGCAGTCATGGATTGCCCGTGCATCGTGGCAAAGAAAGGCCGGGATAATCTTGGCGACTGCGGCCCTATAAACCGGTGTTTTGCTGTAGGAAGGAATCTGGCCACCTTCTGGGTTGACCACTGTCAGAAGTACAATGCACACTTTATTTCCCAGGCGGAGGCCATCGGTCTCATAAAAGATTTTCGTAAACGAGGACATATTACGCAGGCCTTTTTCAAGGTGGCCACAGGCGGACGCACGGGCATTTTCTGCAACTGCTGTCCCGAGTGTTGCGTGAGTCTTGAGGCAACCAAACTGGCGAAAAAATTTAACTCCAGCCTTTCCATGGCCGCACAATCAGGATACTCGGTCGAGCATGACAGCAAAAAATGCAGGAATTGCGGAACATGCGCCAAAATATGTCATTTCAGCGCAATCGATTTCAGGGACGGTCATCGCGGGTTTTACAGCAGATGGAATTGCATGGGGTGCGGCCTATGCACTGAACATTGTCCGACCGGAGCACTGAAGCTCTATGTGGATAGCGACAAGCCGGTGCCGCTCGATATCGACCTGGTCAAGGAACAGTATGCCGATTAG
- a CDS encoding GMC family oxidoreductase N-terminal domain-containing protein, whose product MHKEYDVIVAGSGPGGATVAREMSRRNKKVLLIERGGNWQALGNTLSIAMIMQWVPLIFSKQASVVMAASNYGGASLISCGAAVAPPRKVFDKVGIDLSAEAAEAKNEMWINTLPDVLVGGTNMRLLEAANDLGFNWTKTERFVDSNRCVPGCADCMLGCPRGAKWSSRIFGDDALRHGAELLLNTRVDNIIRENGKAVGVEASHFGRKVKYFGKKIILSGGVSNVGILRRAGISEAGRSFAVDWLQFIGGVIPGMNTVHDQPMAVGTMEHYESDGIIILPVFPNWSMLAAMLSLKGPQALPWMRNAFRCSGIMVKIQDELKGEIFPDNLLYTCSKEPSERDKKRLRKGADIVRKVLVKAGAPEDSIMELKPSGAHPSAACRIGEVVDTNLMTRIDNLYCCDASVVPESLGLPVVWTAVSLGKRLAKHLDQQLNI is encoded by the coding sequence ATGCACAAAGAGTATGACGTTATCGTTGCAGGGTCAGGCCCGGGAGGCGCCACGGTTGCACGCGAGATGAGCAGGCGCAATAAAAAAGTCCTGCTGATAGAACGCGGAGGCAACTGGCAGGCGCTTGGAAACACCCTGTCAATCGCCATGATAATGCAATGGGTTCCATTGATCTTCAGCAAACAGGCCAGTGTTGTTATGGCCGCTTCCAACTATGGAGGGGCCTCTCTGATCTCCTGTGGGGCAGCAGTTGCACCTCCCAGAAAGGTATTTGATAAAGTGGGGATCGATCTTTCCGCCGAGGCCGCAGAAGCCAAAAACGAGATGTGGATCAACACGCTGCCAGATGTGCTTGTAGGCGGCACAAATATGCGCCTGCTCGAAGCGGCCAACGACCTGGGATTTAATTGGACAAAGACCGAACGCTTCGTGGACTCAAACCGCTGCGTGCCGGGCTGCGCCGATTGCATGCTCGGCTGTCCGCGCGGGGCGAAGTGGTCATCCCGCATCTTCGGGGATGATGCCCTCAGGCATGGGGCGGAGCTTCTTCTCAACACCCGCGTCGATAACATAATCAGGGAGAACGGCAAGGCAGTAGGCGTTGAAGCCAGCCACTTTGGCCGTAAAGTGAAATATTTCGGCAAAAAGATCATATTGTCCGGCGGTGTGTCCAATGTCGGCATCTTAAGGCGTGCGGGCATCAGCGAAGCAGGCAGGAGCTTTGCCGTGGACTGGCTGCAGTTCATCGGCGGTGTAATCCCTGGGATGAATACGGTTCATGATCAGCCTATGGCCGTGGGCACTATGGAGCATTACGAATCAGACGGAATAATAATACTGCCGGTCTTCCCCAACTGGTCAATGCTGGCTGCCATGCTTTCGCTCAAAGGCCCGCAGGCCCTGCCATGGATGCGTAATGCCTTCAGATGCAGCGGCATCATGGTAAAAATACAGGATGAACTGAAAGGTGAAATATTCCCTGACAACCTCCTCTATACATGCAGCAAGGAACCGTCCGAGCGGGACAAGAAAAGGCTCAGAAAAGGTGCGGACATAGTCCGCAAGGTTCTGGTTAAGGCCGGAGCTCCAGAAGATTCAATCATGGAACTGAAACCTTCCGGCGCCCACCCTTCGGCGGCATGCCGCATCGGCGAGGTAGTTGATACCAACCTCATGACCCGGATAGATAATCTCTATTGCTGCGATGCGAGCGTCGTTCCCGAATCGCTGGGCCTGCCTGTGGTCTGGACTGCAGTATCACTGGGTAAAAGGCTTGCAAAGCATCTTGATCAGCAGCTGAATATTTAA